A region from the Candidatus Binatus sp. genome encodes:
- a CDS encoding M67 family metallopeptidase, whose product MKAASIRRASMDAIVAQAEREFPFECCGFIIGDNENSVEEVRPVANIQNRMHAEDAAAFPRDARMGFLMEPKEHLAVMNEVDRRKLVLRAVYHSHPDHDAYFSATDRAQACSFDPPAPDYPAVVYIVMSIRAGKFAGAAAFAWDFEKKEFAETKLTVE is encoded by the coding sequence ATGAAGGCAGCATCGATACGCCGGGCGAGCATGGATGCGATCGTCGCGCAGGCTGAGCGCGAGTTCCCGTTCGAATGCTGCGGCTTCATCATCGGCGACAACGAAAACTCGGTCGAAGAAGTCCGCCCGGTCGCCAACATCCAGAACCGCATGCACGCCGAAGACGCGGCGGCGTTTCCGCGCGACGCGCGCATGGGGTTCCTGATGGAGCCGAAGGAGCATTTGGCGGTAATGAACGAAGTCGATCGCCGCAAACTCGTGCTGCGCGCCGTTTACCATTCGCACCCCGATCACGACGCGTACTTTTCCGCGACCGATCGCGCGCAGGCGTGCTCATTCGATCCGCCGGCGCCCGACTATCCCGCCGTCGTTTACATCGTGATGTCGATTCGCGCCGGCAAGTTCGCGGGCGCCGCGGCGTTCGCCTGGGATTTCGAAAAGAAGGAATTCGCCGAGACGAAGCTGACCGTCGAATGA
- a CDS encoding enoyl-CoA hydratase/isomerase family protein, whose translation MARMLRPQEKRNAKPKAAKAKSENVILYEVRDEIAFITLNRPEKMNALNGALSNGLCATWSRFEADPAAKVAILTGAGKHFCAGADVSPGAIDREVPFQVHQGYPQNGITVFKPIVGAIKGYTLGAGYALAVRGCDITIAGESMLMGFPEARIGTPLPPMEYLPYMPFKISLEFMLLAWNGGQIMDAQRAYEVGLVNKVVADEHLMDEAVRWAGLLKKIPPLYIKSVKYGHYKTTDNKVRIDEREYILFTHPQEISRDRQEGLQAFLQRREPKFTGQG comes from the coding sequence ATGGCTAGGATGTTGAGACCGCAGGAGAAGCGCAACGCCAAGCCAAAGGCAGCGAAAGCGAAGTCAGAGAATGTGATCCTCTATGAGGTGAGGGATGAAATCGCCTTCATCACGTTGAATCGGCCGGAAAAGATGAACGCGCTCAATGGCGCGCTCAGCAACGGCTTGTGCGCGACCTGGAGCCGGTTCGAGGCCGACCCGGCCGCCAAGGTCGCCATCCTCACGGGCGCCGGCAAGCACTTCTGCGCCGGCGCGGACGTGAGCCCCGGTGCGATCGATCGCGAAGTGCCATTCCAGGTCCATCAAGGCTATCCGCAAAACGGCATCACCGTGTTCAAGCCGATCGTCGGCGCGATCAAGGGCTACACGCTCGGCGCAGGCTATGCACTGGCCGTTCGCGGCTGCGACATTACGATCGCCGGCGAGAGCATGCTGATGGGTTTTCCGGAAGCACGGATTGGCACGCCGCTGCCACCGATGGAGTATCTGCCGTACATGCCCTTCAAGATCAGCCTCGAGTTCATGCTGCTGGCATGGAACGGCGGGCAGATCATGGACGCGCAGCGCGCCTATGAGGTCGGGCTGGTCAACAAGGTCGTAGCGGATGAGCATCTGATGGACGAGGCGGTCCGCTGGGCTGGGCTGCTCAAGAAGATTCCGCCGCTCTACATCAAGTCGGTCAAGTACGGGCACTACAAGACGACGGACAACAAAGTGCGTATCGATGAGCGAGAATACATCCTATTCACCCATCCGCAGGAGATAAGCCGGGACCGTCAGGAAGGGCTGCAGGCATTCTTGCAGCGGCGGGAGCCGAAATTCACCGGGCAGGGGTGA